From a region of the Neobacillus niacini genome:
- a CDS encoding peptidyl-prolyl cis-trans isomerase: protein MRRKQLWIVIAGLILLNCLTLIFFLAKVKEVSGTAFSEEVVASVGKSDITRQQWLNELEARYGKDVLKDMIDQKVIKEMADKYHIKVSEKDVEREYRILQTTYSSPSENKKTSEKKWKEHIRNSLLQEEILTRDVKVSKKEMQAYFEKNKELFSIPDAYHVSHIIVKSSDEAENAIKELEQGSSFSALAMERSIEEFSANVGGDIGFLIEGEERYPSEYLQAAKKLKEVAWSDPIQVEQGFAIVKLEEKLKGKKYNYDDVKQQIRREIALEQMKTSASATTFWEEAKVEWFYGKTSAN from the coding sequence GTGAGGCGAAAGCAGCTATGGATTGTGATTGCAGGGCTTATTCTGTTGAACTGTCTAACGCTTATCTTTTTCCTAGCAAAAGTGAAAGAGGTAAGCGGGACTGCTTTCAGTGAAGAAGTCGTCGCATCAGTGGGGAAAAGTGACATTACAAGGCAACAATGGCTAAATGAATTAGAGGCAAGATACGGGAAAGATGTTCTTAAGGATATGATTGACCAAAAAGTCATAAAGGAAATGGCAGATAAATATCACATTAAGGTTTCCGAAAAAGATGTGGAACGCGAATATAGAATCCTTCAAACTACATATAGCTCACCAAGTGAGAATAAAAAAACATCCGAGAAGAAATGGAAAGAGCATATTCGAAACAGTCTCTTGCAAGAAGAAATTCTTACAAGAGATGTAAAAGTCTCCAAAAAAGAGATGCAAGCCTATTTCGAGAAAAATAAAGAACTCTTTTCCATTCCTGACGCTTACCATGTGTCACATATTATTGTGAAATCAAGCGATGAAGCAGAAAATGCCATCAAGGAACTAGAACAAGGTTCCAGTTTCTCGGCATTGGCGATGGAACGTTCCATTGAAGAATTTTCTGCAAATGTGGGCGGAGATATAGGTTTTCTCATTGAAGGGGAAGAACGCTATCCTTCTGAATATTTACAAGCGGCAAAGAAGTTAAAAGAAGTGGCATGGAGTGATCCTATCCAAGTGGAACAGGGTTTTGCTATTGTTAAGCTTGAAGAAAAATTGAAAGGTAAAAAGTATAACTATGATGATGTTAAACAACAAATTCGCCGAGAAATTGCACTTGAACAAATGAAAACGTCAGCGTCTGCGACAACCTTTTGGGAAGAAGCGAAGGTAGAATGGTTTTACGGGAAAACGTCAGCAAACTAA
- the folP gene encoding dihydropteroate synthase, with protein MGILNATPDSFSDGGKYNNMEHAIKHAQEMVENGADIIDIGGESTRPGYTVISADEEIERVVPVIEAISKHVSVPISIDTYKAKVAQRAIEAGAHIINDIWGAKADDKMAAVAAEYNVPIILMHNRHDRNYSFFIRDVLNDLYESINIVKQAGVRDEQIILDPGIGFAKDLNENILMMQNLDTLTALGYPVLLGTSKKSMIGQALNLPVEERMEGTGATVCYGVQKGCQIIRIHDVKEMSRMAKMMDILMGKGVSHG; from the coding sequence ATGGGTATTTTAAATGCTACCCCAGATTCTTTCTCAGATGGGGGAAAATACAATAATATGGAACATGCCATTAAGCATGCCCAAGAAATGGTTGAAAATGGAGCTGATATCATTGATATTGGTGGTGAGTCCACCCGTCCGGGATATACAGTAATTTCTGCAGACGAAGAAATTGAGCGTGTTGTTCCAGTTATAGAAGCTATATCCAAGCATGTAAGTGTTCCTATATCTATTGATACATATAAAGCAAAGGTTGCACAACGTGCGATAGAAGCTGGTGCTCATATTATAAATGATATTTGGGGAGCTAAGGCAGATGACAAAATGGCAGCTGTTGCGGCAGAATATAATGTTCCTATTATCCTAATGCATAATCGACATGATCGAAACTACTCCTTTTTTATAAGGGACGTGTTAAATGATCTTTACGAGAGTATTAACATTGTAAAGCAAGCGGGTGTTCGAGACGAGCAGATTATTCTGGACCCAGGTATTGGTTTTGCTAAAGACTTGAATGAGAACATTTTGATGATGCAGAACTTAGATACATTGACTGCACTCGGCTACCCTGTCCTTTTAGGAACCTCGAAAAAATCAATGATTGGACAAGCCTTAAATCTTCCGGTAGAGGAAAGAATGGAAGGGACAGGTGCCACGGTATGTTATGGTGTCCAAAAGGGTTGCCAAATTATTCGTATACACGATGTTAAAGAAATGAGCAGAATGGCAAAAATGATGGATATTCTAATGGGGAAGGGTGTCAGCCATGGATAA
- the hslO gene encoding Hsp33 family molecular chaperone HslO, translated as MSDYLVKALAYDGQIRAYAVRTTEVVSEAQRRHQTWRTASAALGRSLTAGVMMGAMLKGEDKLTIKIDGGGPIGVILVDSNAKGDVRGYVSNPQVDFEANEHGKLDVRRAVGTEGTLSVVKDTGLRDFFSGLVPIVSGELGEDFTYYFATSEQVPSSVGVGVLVNPDDTILAAGGFIFQLMPGIKDETITTVEERLKTISPISTLVKQGLMPEEILQELFGKDQVNVLETMPVQFKCVCSKNRFADAIVGLGQGEIDDMITEDGQAEAHCHFCNEKYLFTREELEELKSQAK; from the coding sequence ATGAGTGATTACTTAGTAAAAGCTTTGGCCTATGATGGTCAAATTAGAGCGTATGCAGTACGTACTACCGAGGTGGTTTCGGAGGCACAGCGTCGCCATCAAACATGGCGCACTGCTTCTGCAGCTTTAGGGCGTTCCCTGACAGCTGGTGTAATGATGGGGGCAATGTTGAAGGGTGAGGACAAATTAACAATTAAAATTGATGGGGGCGGCCCAATTGGCGTCATCCTAGTAGATAGCAATGCCAAGGGCGATGTTCGTGGGTATGTATCAAATCCCCAAGTTGACTTTGAGGCGAATGAGCATGGGAAGTTAGATGTACGCCGCGCAGTTGGCACTGAGGGTACTCTGTCTGTGGTTAAAGATACCGGTCTTCGTGACTTCTTTTCGGGTCTAGTACCAATTGTGTCTGGTGAATTAGGTGAGGACTTCACTTATTACTTTGCTACTTCAGAACAGGTGCCTTCCTCAGTTGGAGTAGGTGTCTTGGTAAATCCTGATGATACCATTCTTGCCGCAGGAGGATTTATTTTTCAACTGATGCCTGGAATTAAGGATGAGACGATCACTACGGTAGAGGAACGTTTAAAAACAATTTCACCTATTTCAACTTTAGTAAAGCAAGGCCTTATGCCAGAAGAAATCTTGCAGGAGCTCTTTGGGAAGGATCAGGTAAATGTCTTAGAGACAATGCCAGTTCAATTTAAGTGTGTCTGCTCAAAGAATCGTTTTGCAGATGCGATTGTTGGTTTGGGGCAAGGCGAAATAGACGATATGATTACAGAAGACGGACAGGCTGAAGCACACTGCCATTTTTGTAATGAAAAGTATCTATTCACTAGGGAAGAGCTAGAGGAATTAAAGAGTCAGGCAAAATAA
- the folK gene encoding 2-amino-4-hydroxy-6-hydroxymethyldihydropteridine diphosphokinase has product MENTAFIALGSNIGNRYDYLAKAIEYLAKHPKIQLVNTSSIYETDPVGYEEQDLFLNMVVEIQTEWSALELLGFCLEVELELGRKREIVWGPRTIDLDILLYNQENIQSEKLIIPHPRMLERNFVMIPLSEIRPDIIIPNIEKPLKAWIKELANKEGVRIWKRKNGEDVFEPIGN; this is encoded by the coding sequence ATGGAAAATACAGCATTTATTGCCCTAGGATCTAATATCGGAAACAGGTATGATTATTTAGCGAAGGCGATTGAATACTTAGCAAAACATCCCAAAATTCAGCTGGTAAATACCTCCTCTATCTATGAAACAGATCCTGTCGGCTACGAGGAACAAGATTTATTTTTAAATATGGTGGTTGAAATCCAGACTGAATGGAGCGCGTTAGAATTATTAGGTTTTTGCTTGGAAGTTGAGCTTGAACTTGGAAGAAAAAGGGAAATTGTGTGGGGACCAAGAACAATTGACCTTGACATTCTTCTCTATAACCAAGAAAATATACAATCAGAGAAACTTATTATACCGCATCCACGGATGCTAGAGCGGAATTTTGTCATGATTCCATTGTCAGAAATAAGACCTGACATAATCATACCAAATATAGAAAAACCACTTAAAGCATGGATCAAAGAATTAGCTAACAAAGAAGGAGTCCGAATATGGAAGCGGAAAAATGGGGAAGACGTATTCGAGCCTATCGGAAACTAA
- a CDS encoding helix-turn-helix domain-containing protein → MEAEKWGRRIRAYRKLKGFTQESFSKELGVSVSIIGEIERGNRMPTGELLKKIGQTLNITIEELSPNE, encoded by the coding sequence ATGGAAGCGGAAAAATGGGGAAGACGTATTCGAGCCTATCGGAAACTAAAGGGCTTTACACAGGAGAGCTTTTCGAAAGAGCTTGGTGTATCAGTATCAATTATAGGTGAGATTGAAAGAGGTAACCGTATGCCTACAGGTGAGTTGCTAAAGAAAATTGGTCAAACCTTAAATATAACCATAGAAGAACTATCACCTAATGAATAG
- the lysS gene encoding lysine--tRNA ligase: MSQEELNDQLRVRREKMNTMRENGLDPFGKRFERSHSIVELVEQYGELEKEDLEAKNVEVTIAGRMMTKRGKGKAGFANIQDLTGQIQVYVRVDAIGAEAYEVFDSSDLGDIIGVTGTLFKTKVGELSVKVQNYTFLTKALRPLPDKFHGLKDVEQRYRQRYLDLIVSQESRETFITRSKIIQAMRRYLDDNGYLEVETPMMHSIAGGASARPFITHHNALDMELYMRIAIELHLKRLIVGGLEKVYEIGRVFRNEGVSTRHNPEFTMIELYEAYADYQDIMSLTENLIAHIAQEVLGTTTVQYGEYEVNLKPEWKRLHMVDAIKEYTGVDFWKEMSVEEARALAKEHGVEITEHMVYGHIVNEFFEQKVEEKLIQPTFIYGHPVEISPLAKKNEEDPRFTDRFELFIVAREHANAFTELNDPIDQRERFEAQLKEREQGNDEAHEMDEDFVEALEYGMPPTGGLGIGIDRLVMLLTNSPSIRDVLLFPLMRHR, translated from the coding sequence ATGAGTCAAGAAGAATTAAATGACCAGCTGAGGGTCAGACGGGAAAAAATGAATACGATGCGTGAAAATGGACTAGATCCATTTGGAAAACGCTTTGAACGTAGTCATAGTATTGTTGAACTAGTAGAACAGTATGGAGAGTTAGAGAAGGAAGACCTTGAGGCAAAAAATGTTGAAGTAACGATTGCAGGTCGGATGATGACGAAGCGTGGAAAAGGTAAAGCGGGGTTTGCTAATATCCAAGATCTAACTGGGCAAATTCAAGTATACGTTAGAGTAGATGCGATTGGTGCGGAAGCATACGAAGTATTTGATTCATCAGATTTGGGAGATATCATCGGTGTAACAGGAACCTTATTTAAAACAAAGGTAGGAGAATTATCCGTTAAGGTTCAAAACTATACGTTCTTAACAAAAGCACTCCGACCATTACCGGATAAATTCCATGGACTTAAAGATGTGGAGCAGCGATACCGTCAGCGTTACCTAGATTTAATTGTAAGCCAAGAGAGCAGAGAGACCTTTATTACACGCAGTAAAATTATTCAAGCTATGCGCCGTTATCTTGATGACAATGGATATCTAGAAGTTGAAACTCCGATGATGCACTCTATCGCTGGTGGTGCGTCTGCACGTCCGTTTATCACTCACCATAATGCACTTGATATGGAGCTTTATATGCGGATTGCTATTGAGCTCCATTTAAAGCGTCTAATTGTTGGCGGACTTGAAAAAGTATATGAAATCGGCCGCGTATTCCGTAATGAGGGTGTTTCAACACGACACAATCCAGAATTTACAATGATCGAGCTATATGAGGCTTATGCTGATTATCAGGACATTATGAGTCTGACTGAAAACTTAATTGCACACATTGCGCAAGAGGTACTAGGTACAACTACTGTCCAATACGGTGAATACGAAGTTAACTTAAAGCCAGAGTGGAAAAGATTACACATGGTGGATGCAATTAAAGAATATACCGGAGTAGACTTCTGGAAAGAAATGAGTGTAGAAGAAGCCCGGGCACTTGCGAAAGAACATGGTGTAGAAATCACTGAACATATGGTTTATGGGCATATCGTGAATGAATTCTTCGAGCAAAAAGTTGAAGAAAAGTTAATACAGCCAACATTTATTTATGGTCACCCGGTTGAGATTTCTCCACTTGCTAAGAAAAACGAGGAAGATCCAAGGTTTACAGATCGGTTTGAATTATTTATTGTTGCACGGGAACATGCGAATGCATTTACTGAGTTAAATGATCCTATTGATCAAAGAGAACGGTTTGAAGCGCAATTAAAAGAGCGTGAACAGGGTAATGATGAAGCACATGAAATGGACGAAGACTTTGTAGAGGCATTAGAATATGGTATGCCGCCTACAGGTGGATTAGGAATCGGTATTGATCGTCTTGTCATGCTGTTAACCAACTCCCCATCCATTCGCGACGTATTATTATTCCCGTTAATGCGCCATCGTTAA
- a CDS encoding type III pantothenate kinase — MIFVFDVGNTNTVLGVYKGEELKYHWRVETNRNRTEDEFGMIIKSLFDASGLSFSQIDGIIISSVVPPIMFALERMCKKYFNLTPLVVGPGIKTGLNIKYENPREVGADRIVNAVAAIHEYGSPLIIVDFGTATTYCYVNEQRQYMGGAIAPGIGISTEALYSKAAKLPRIEIARPEGVIGKNTVAAMQAGIVYGYVGQVEGIVKRMIDQSDQKPTVIATGGLSSLIAQESKIIDIVDPFLTLKGLQLIYKRNMENIRNA; from the coding sequence TTGATCTTTGTATTCGATGTAGGGAATACCAATACTGTTTTAGGTGTTTATAAAGGGGAAGAACTTAAATATCACTGGCGTGTAGAAACGAACAGAAACCGAACAGAGGATGAGTTCGGAATGATAATTAAATCCCTTTTTGATGCTTCAGGCCTCTCATTTTCGCAAATTGATGGAATTATTATTTCATCTGTTGTTCCACCGATCATGTTTGCTTTAGAAAGAATGTGTAAAAAATACTTTAACCTTACTCCATTGGTAGTTGGACCAGGGATAAAAACGGGGCTAAATATTAAGTATGAAAACCCTAGAGAAGTAGGCGCTGATCGGATTGTTAATGCAGTTGCAGCCATACATGAATATGGCAGTCCTTTGATTATTGTCGATTTTGGTACTGCGACCACTTATTGCTATGTCAATGAACAGCGTCAATATATGGGTGGTGCGATTGCACCTGGGATTGGTATTTCAACAGAAGCGCTGTATTCCAAGGCGGCAAAGCTTCCTAGAATTGAGATTGCTCGTCCTGAGGGTGTAATTGGTAAAAATACAGTTGCGGCCATGCAGGCAGGAATTGTCTACGGGTATGTAGGTCAAGTTGAGGGGATCGTTAAAAGGATGATTGACCAGAGTGACCAAAAGCCTACAGTCATTGCGACGGGCGGATTATCCTCTCTAATTGCCCAAGAATCAAAGATTATTGATATTGTTGATCCATTTTTAACTTTAAAGGGTTTACAGCTAATCTATAAGAGAAATATGGAGAATATAAGAAATGCGTAG
- the ftsH gene encoding ATP-dependent zinc metalloprotease FtsH has product MNRIFRNTIFYLLIFLVIIGVVSFFNGSNEPTDNISYNEFVDSLEKNEVDSFSMQPERGVFEVRGQFEKGVKDGKNFLTYVPNSEKILERIDAAGSKVEVMPAKETSGWVTFFTSIIPFVIIFILFFFLLNQAQGGGSRVMNFGKSKAKLYNDDKKKARFKDVAGADEEKQELVEVVEFLKDPRKFAELGARIPKGVLLVGPPGTGKTLLARAVAGEAGVPFFSISGSDFVEMFVGVGASRVRDLFENAKKNAPCIIFIDEIDAVGRQRGAGLGGGHDEREQTLNQLLVEMDGFGANEGIIIIAATNRPDILDPALLRPGRFDRQITVDRPDVNGREAVLKVHAKNKPLDESVNLKNIAMRTPGFSGADLENLLNEAALVAARQNKKKVDMEDIDEATDRVIAGPAKKTRVISKKERNIVAFHESGHTVIGLILNEADMVHKVTIVPRGQAGGYAVMLPREDRYFMTKPELLDKIVGLLGGRVAEEIVFGEVSTGAHNDFQRATGIARKMVTEFGMSDKLGVGQFGQASGGQVFLGRDIHNEQNYSDAIAFEIDLEIQRILKECYERAKTILTENRDKLDLIAKTLLEVETLNAEQIEYLIKNGRMPESASELEGFQADPKKSDDVKVTINKKKDEDPSSQNSESEDK; this is encoded by the coding sequence ATGAATCGGATTTTCCGTAATACCATCTTTTATTTATTGATATTTTTAGTCATTATTGGCGTGGTAAGTTTCTTTAATGGCAGTAACGAACCTACGGATAACATTTCCTACAATGAGTTTGTTGACAGCTTAGAAAAAAATGAAGTGGATTCATTTTCTATGCAGCCTGAACGTGGTGTCTTTGAAGTTCGGGGGCAGTTTGAAAAAGGGGTAAAAGACGGTAAGAACTTTTTAACGTACGTCCCGAATAGTGAGAAAATTCTAGAGCGAATTGATGCAGCAGGTTCAAAGGTAGAAGTAATGCCTGCTAAGGAAACAAGCGGCTGGGTGACATTCTTTACTTCCATAATTCCATTTGTGATTATCTTTATCTTATTCTTCTTCTTATTAAACCAAGCTCAAGGCGGCGGCAGCCGTGTAATGAACTTCGGTAAGAGTAAAGCAAAGCTTTATAATGACGACAAGAAGAAAGCACGATTTAAGGATGTTGCAGGTGCAGATGAAGAGAAACAAGAATTAGTCGAAGTGGTAGAATTCCTAAAAGATCCGAGGAAGTTTGCTGAACTTGGTGCGCGTATTCCAAAAGGAGTCCTGCTTGTAGGGCCTCCAGGAACAGGTAAAACATTATTAGCACGTGCAGTAGCCGGAGAAGCTGGCGTTCCTTTCTTCTCAATTAGTGGTTCTGATTTCGTCGAAATGTTTGTTGGGGTCGGTGCATCCCGTGTACGTGATTTGTTTGAAAATGCTAAGAAAAATGCTCCATGTATCATTTTTATCGACGAAATTGACGCAGTAGGTCGTCAACGTGGTGCTGGTTTAGGCGGCGGTCACGATGAACGAGAGCAAACCTTGAATCAATTATTAGTTGAAATGGATGGATTTGGCGCTAATGAAGGAATTATTATTATTGCCGCAACAAACCGTCCAGATATCCTTGACCCTGCATTATTACGTCCTGGACGTTTTGACCGTCAAATCACTGTTGACCGTCCTGATGTAAATGGTCGTGAAGCAGTCTTAAAAGTACATGCAAAGAACAAACCGTTAGATGAATCTGTAAACTTAAAAAATATCGCTATGAGAACACCTGGTTTTTCAGGTGCTGACTTAGAAAACTTATTAAATGAGGCGGCCTTAGTGGCAGCACGTCAGAATAAGAAAAAGGTCGACATGGAAGATATTGATGAAGCAACAGACAGGGTAATTGCTGGTCCTGCTAAAAAGACTCGTGTTATCTCAAAGAAAGAACGCAATATTGTTGCTTTCCATGAAAGCGGGCATACAGTAATAGGATTAATCCTAAATGAAGCCGACATGGTTCATAAGGTTACAATTGTCCCTCGTGGTCAAGCAGGTGGTTATGCCGTGATGCTTCCAAGGGAAGACCGCTACTTTATGACGAAACCAGAATTACTTGATAAAATTGTTGGTTTATTGGGCGGACGTGTTGCAGAAGAGATTGTCTTTGGTGAGGTAAGTACTGGAGCTCACAACGACTTCCAACGTGCAACTGGAATTGCTCGTAAAATGGTTACTGAATTTGGTATGAGTGACAAGCTGGGAGTTGGACAGTTCGGTCAAGCTTCAGGCGGTCAGGTATTCTTAGGACGTGACATTCATAATGAGCAAAACTATTCTGATGCCATTGCCTTTGAAATTGACCTTGAGATTCAACGCATTCTTAAAGAATGTTATGAAAGAGCTAAAACCATTCTTACTGAGAATCGAGATAAACTGGATTTGATTGCGAAGACGCTTCTTGAAGTTGAAACATTGAACGCAGAACAAATTGAATACTTAATTAAAAATGGGCGTATGCCTGAATCTGCTTCAGAGTTAGAAGGCTTTCAAGCTGATCCTAAAAAGTCAGATGATGTCAAAGTAACTATTAATAAAAAGAAGGATGAAGATCCTTCCAGCCAGAATTCTGAATCAGAAGACAAGTAA
- the hpt gene encoding hypoxanthine phosphoribosyltransferase yields the protein MKQDIKEVLFSEEQIQEKIKELGAQLSEEYQDRFPLAIGVLKGAMPFMADLLKRVDCYLEMDFMDVSSYGTAMVSSGEVKILKDLDTSVEGRDILIIEDIIDSGLTLSYLVDLFRYRKAKSIKIVTLLDKPTGRKSAIKADYVGFIVPDEFVVGYGLDYIEKYRNLPYIGVLKPEVYSDNL from the coding sequence ATGAAACAGGATATTAAAGAGGTCTTATTTTCTGAAGAACAGATTCAGGAGAAAATCAAGGAGTTAGGGGCTCAATTATCAGAGGAGTATCAAGATCGCTTCCCTCTCGCAATTGGTGTTTTAAAAGGTGCAATGCCATTTATGGCTGATTTACTTAAACGTGTGGATTGCTATTTGGAAATGGATTTTATGGATGTCTCAAGTTATGGTACTGCGATGGTTTCTTCAGGAGAAGTGAAAATCCTAAAGGATTTAGATACTTCAGTTGAAGGAAGAGACATCTTAATCATTGAGGATATAATTGATAGTGGCTTAACTCTAAGCTATCTTGTTGATTTGTTCCGTTACCGAAAAGCAAAATCCATTAAGATTGTCACTTTACTTGACAAACCAACAGGAAGGAAGAGCGCAATAAAAGCAGATTATGTTGGTTTTATTGTCCCAGATGAATTTGTGGTTGGGTACGGATTAGATTATATCGAAAAATACCGTAACCTTCCATATATTGGTGTTTTAAAACCGGAAGTATATAGCGATAATCTTTAA
- the cysK gene encoding cysteine synthase A: protein MVRVANSVAELVGQTPIVKLNRLVDENSAEVYLKLEYFNPGSSVKDRIALAMIEAAEEKGLIKPGVDTIIEPTSGNTGIGLAMVAAAKGYKAIFVMPETMSLERRNLLRAYGAELVLTPGPEGMKGAIAKANALAAENGYFVPQQFENEANPEVHRRTTGKEIVEQMDQLDAFVSGIGTGGTITGAGEVLREKFPNVKIFAVEPTDSPVLSGGNPGPHKIQGIGAGFVPAVLNTEVYDEVIQVQAEEAFAASRRAAKEEGILGGISSGAAIHAALEVAKKLGKGKKVLAIIPDNGERYLSTPLYQYEG from the coding sequence ATGGTACGTGTAGCAAATTCAGTTGCAGAATTAGTTGGTCAAACTCCTATTGTAAAATTAAACAGATTAGTAGATGAAAACAGCGCAGAGGTTTATTTGAAGTTAGAATACTTTAATCCAGGCAGTAGTGTAAAAGACCGTATTGCTTTGGCAATGATTGAAGCAGCGGAAGAGAAAGGCTTAATTAAGCCTGGTGTCGATACGATTATTGAGCCTACAAGTGGAAATACAGGTATCGGTTTAGCGATGGTTGCAGCAGCAAAAGGATACAAGGCCATTTTTGTTATGCCTGAAACGATGAGCTTGGAAAGAAGAAACTTACTCCGTGCATACGGAGCGGAACTGGTACTTACTCCAGGACCTGAAGGAATGAAAGGTGCAATTGCGAAAGCGAATGCCCTAGCTGCTGAGAATGGCTACTTCGTGCCACAGCAATTTGAAAATGAAGCAAATCCTGAAGTACACCGTAGAACGACTGGCAAGGAAATTGTAGAACAAATGGATCAACTTGATGCGTTTGTTTCTGGTATCGGTACTGGTGGAACAATCACAGGTGCTGGTGAAGTTCTTCGTGAGAAGTTCCCAAATGTTAAAATTTTTGCGGTAGAGCCTACTGATTCTCCAGTATTATCTGGCGGTAACCCAGGTCCACACAAGATCCAAGGAATTGGAGCAGGATTTGTTCCGGCAGTTTTAAATACAGAAGTATATGATGAAGTAATTCAGGTTCAAGCGGAAGAGGCATTTGCAGCTTCACGCCGTGCAGCAAAAGAAGAAGGAATCCTAGGTGGAATTTCCTCAGGTGCAGCTATCCATGCCGCATTAGAAGTTGCGAAGAAACTTGGAAAAGGTAAAAAGGTACTTGCAATTATTCCTGATAATGGAGAACGTTATTTAAGTACACCTCTATACCAATATGAAGGCTAA
- the folB gene encoding dihydroneopterin aldolase, protein MDKIFVNQMEFYGYHGVFPEETKLGQRFVVDLMVLVDLKKAGQTDELEYSVNYGELFQVCKEVVEGKPYKLVEAVAEKIAETVLGQFTLVSEVTIKVIKPDPPIPGHYQSVAVEITRGR, encoded by the coding sequence ATGGATAAGATATTCGTTAATCAAATGGAATTCTATGGGTATCATGGTGTTTTTCCTGAGGAAACGAAACTTGGACAACGTTTTGTCGTAGATTTAATGGTGCTTGTCGATTTAAAAAAAGCTGGTCAAACGGATGAACTGGAGTATTCGGTAAACTATGGTGAATTATTTCAGGTATGTAAAGAAGTTGTGGAAGGAAAACCTTATAAGCTTGTTGAAGCTGTTGCTGAAAAAATTGCAGAGACTGTTTTGGGGCAATTTACTCTTGTTTCTGAAGTAACAATAAAGGTAATCAAACCAGATCCGCCAATTCCTGGGCACTATCAATCCGTCGCAGTAGAAATTACGAGGGGAAGATAA
- the dusB gene encoding tRNA dihydrouridine synthase DusB, translating to MLKIGDIEIKNQVVLAPMAGVCNSAFRLTVKEFGAGLVCAEMVSDKGIVLKNEKTMNMLYIDEREKPLSLQIFGGEKKTLVEAAQFVDKNTNADIIDINMGCPVPKITKCDAGAKWLLDPDKIYEMVAAVVETVEKPVTVKMRMGWDDNHIFAVKNAQAVERAGGKAVALHGRTRVQMYEGKANWDIIREVKQSINIPLIGNGDVQTPHDAKRMLEETGCDGVMIGRAALGNPWMIYRTVQYLETGRLMDEPTVREKMDVCILHLDRLIALKDEYIAVREMRKHAAWYLKGVRGNARVRNAINECNTRDELVGVLNSLAAEVEEEERQVIVG from the coding sequence TTGTTGAAAATCGGCGACATTGAAATTAAAAATCAGGTCGTTTTAGCACCAATGGCTGGTGTATGTAACTCTGCCTTCCGTTTAACGGTTAAAGAGTTCGGAGCTGGTTTAGTTTGTGCGGAAATGGTTAGTGATAAAGGAATTGTGCTTAAAAATGAAAAAACGATGAATATGCTTTATATCGACGAACGTGAAAAACCTCTTAGCCTGCAGATATTTGGCGGAGAAAAGAAAACACTGGTAGAGGCAGCGCAATTTGTAGATAAAAATACAAATGCAGATATTATTGATATCAATATGGGCTGTCCTGTTCCGAAAATCACTAAATGTGATGCTGGAGCGAAATGGCTGTTAGACCCAGATAAAATCTATGAAATGGTAGCAGCGGTTGTTGAAACAGTCGAAAAACCTGTAACGGTTAAAATGCGTATGGGCTGGGATGACAACCATATTTTTGCTGTCAAAAATGCACAGGCTGTAGAAAGAGCTGGCGGTAAGGCAGTTGCACTTCATGGACGTACTCGTGTTCAGATGTATGAAGGAAAAGCAAACTGGGACATTATCCGAGAAGTAAAGCAGTCAATAAACATCCCATTAATCGGTAATGGTGATGTACAAACTCCACACGACGCAAAAAGAATGCTCGAAGAAACCGGTTGTGATGGAGTTATGATCGGAAGAGCTGCTCTGGGAAATCCGTGGATGATCTACCGTACTGTACAATATCTTGAGACAGGACGATTGATGGATGAACCAACAGTTCGTGAAAAAATGGATGTATGTATTTTACATCTTGATCGTTTAATTGCCCTTAAGGATGAGTATATAGCTGTACGTGAAATGCGTAAGCATGCTGCGTGGTATTTAAAAGGTGTACGAGGAAATGCACGTGTCAGAAATGCCATTAACGAATGTAATACTCGTGATGAATTAGTAGGAGTGTTAAATAGTTTAGCAGCAGAAGTAGAAGAGGAAGAAAGGCAAGTAATTGTAGGATAA